The following coding sequences are from one Syntrophales bacterium window:
- a CDS encoding sugar transferase produces the protein MVYKVVKRLFDLTATIILLLVLIVPMIIIALLVKATSKGPFLYWSDRVGVGNGIFRMPKFRTMRIDTPAVATHLLADPDQFLTPIGSSLRKWSLDEFPQLWSVLIGDMSFVGPRPALFNQDDLIALRTERGVHRLIPGITGWAQINGRDDIPIPKKVEFDEYYLNNKSFLFDLRILFLTFFKVTRAENVSH, from the coding sequence GTGGTTTATAAGGTCGTTAAGCGATTATTTGATTTAACTGCTACGATAATTCTACTTTTAGTATTAATCGTGCCGATGATTATCATTGCCCTTTTGGTGAAAGCAACATCAAAAGGGCCTTTTTTATATTGGTCCGATCGAGTGGGCGTGGGCAACGGGATTTTCAGGATGCCGAAATTCAGGACGATGCGGATTGATACGCCTGCGGTTGCGACGCACTTATTAGCGGATCCCGATCAATTTCTGACACCGATAGGTTCTTCGCTGCGGAAATGGAGTCTGGATGAGTTCCCGCAATTGTGGAGTGTTTTGATAGGGGATATGAGCTTTGTGGGACCCCGGCCGGCGTTGTTCAATCAAGATGATCTGATTGCCTTGCGGACGGAACGCGGTGTGCATCGATTAATCCCGGGGATTACGGGCTGGGCGCAGATCAATGGCCGGGACGATATTCCGATTCCGAAAAAGGTGGAATTTGACGAGTATTATCTCAACAACAAATCATTTTTGTTTGATTTGAGGATACTTTTTTTGACGTTTTTTAAGG